In Crassostrea angulata isolate pt1a10 chromosome 6, ASM2561291v2, whole genome shotgun sequence, a genomic segment contains:
- the LOC128189267 gene encoding D(2)-like dopamine receptor, whose protein sequence is MNASMSTLTMKDDELEPSAEHIVEGCLLTVVSLGAILGNTTLWIIISRNRELRTITNMFILGLTTADLFVAVINVPVTVISLFMGGWPWGEAVCRFFGFTNMLTLVTSVMSLCNISINRYVMVCKPIYFKRIYTKRNSVLMILLCVFVSLLLSSPPLLGWAEYTFIQKQMFCFCDWTKAPSYAFFMISVCFGIPFGVMTVCNIFIFKTVRDSKRRVTAVANSPNSTRVEDPEPNSSTVIKDDVSKPHDVTVIINDRSSTYPVESGRVTFQSNNNMQEDGKQLKRKNTTLTTIRKKSRSGKSRSEEIRLAMILAIVVVIFVISWLPYCLSMLLEIFAKDKVHTAFHMATIMLGYSNSAVNPILYGVLNKKFGDGFRRLFCCCRKS, encoded by the exons ATGAATGCTTCGATGAGTACGCTAACGATGAAGGACGATGAACTAGAGCCAAGTGCTGAGCACATTGTGGAGGGGTGTCTGTTGACTGTCGTCTCTTTGGGCGCCATTCTCGGAAACACCACCTTGTGGATCATCATCAGTAGGAATAGGGAACTCCGGACCATCACCAACATGTTTATTCTGGGCCTGACCACGGCGGACCTGTTTGTGGCCGTTATAAACGTCCCTGTGACCGTGATTAGCCTGTTTATGGGCGGCTGGCCGTGGGGTGAGGCTGTCTGTAGGTTCTTTGGGTTTACAAACATGCTAACCCTGGTCACAAGTGTTATGTCATTGTGTAACATTAGCATCAACAGGTACGTGATGGTCTGTAAACCGATCTACTTCAAAAGGATTTACACCAAACGCAACTCCGTGCTGATGATTCTAC TATGTGTGTTTGTGTCCTTGCTTTTATCAAGTCCGCCATTACTGGGGTGGGCGGAGTACACTTTCATCCAGaaacaaatgttttgtttctgtGACTGGACAAAAGCGCCATCTTACGCTTTCTTTATGATCTCTGTGTGTTTTGGAATTCCGTTTGGCGTCATGACGGTCtgcaacatatttatatttaaaacagtGAGAGACAGCAAACGGCGGGTTACAGCAGTAGCAAATAGCCCCAATTCAACTAGAGTGGAAGACCCTGAACCGAATTCAAGTACTGTGATCAAAGATGACGTGTCAAAACCACATGACGTCACAGTTATCATAAACGACAGGTCCTCCACTTATCCTGTCGAAAGTGGCCGTGTAACATTTCAATCAAACAACAACATGCAAGAAGATGGCAAACaactgaaaagaaaaaacacCACCTTAACCACTATAAGAAAAAAGTCCAGATCTGGTAAATCTAGATCAGAGGAAATTCGGTTAGCGATGATCCTGGCTATAGTGGTAGTGATATTTGTGATATCATGGCTGCCGTATTGTCTCAGCATGTTGCTGGAGATTTTCGCCAAAGACAAAGTACACACTGCCTTCCACATGGCGACCATCATGTTGGGCTACTCCAACAGCGCCGTAAACCCGATCCTCTACGGAGTGCTGAACAAGAAATTTGGAGACGGTTTTAGGCGCCTGTTCTGCTGTTGTCGCAAATCGTGA
- the LOC128186516 gene encoding uncharacterized protein LOC128186516, translating to MSTKCAFHTKEDLVWFCHPCEKLICEKCKKEHSSHFVEETDSLLKGLSSRLPSIIEQGVAMIQDFRRRLELIDTQTDTVEQELSKVKGQLESRYSIIQAKLKAHHEILCRDLDEFIEKAKDRGHHEKKIILDKINILENIRDQCLSEETNDVLKAVQTENACKRLAEDVKGYAKPANEPPFKVPEVKFNVTEDEIEKDVNALYGSLSLDSGLNQNKEASNLSKKKPSSTNVKVVTRPAFPAIPVRKGQKVSGIIQTSSNDVIVGYSTAKVIHYYDRNGKKQKTKELPFYVQNMTSTSSGLILASENKGSRILKIDGDRTEVFFDASPYTTHGILCSNQDGTVSVCCQSDKEGRVYLITSEGKLKTIIAQSYEGQTLFLKPHRIAENPGSRALFVTDPGLKTLTAIDKHHNCLFKYHGGPESSNFIPIDVAFCHFNNTILVSNWKGNSVHHVGENGHFRSLVVCQKDNILYPTVMLVDCLKQLWVSHKEKITVLKCSFN from the coding sequence ATGTCCACAAAATGCGCATTCCACACCAAAGAAGATCTTGTTTGGTTTTGCCATCCGTGTGAAAAATTAATctgtgaaaaatgtaaaaaggaGCATTCGAGTCATTTCGTAGAGGAGACAGATTCTCTACTCAAGGGATTGTCATCCAGACTACCGTCTATCATAGAGCAAGGAGTCGCAATGATTCAAGACTTTAGGCGTCGACTGGAGCTGattgacacacagacagacacagTAGAACAGGAATTATCAAAGGTCAAAGGGCAACTAGAATCACGATACAGCATCATCCAGGCCAAGCTTAAAGCTCATCATGAAATTCTTTGCCGGGATTTGGACGAGTTTATCGAGAAAGCTAAAGACAGAGGACACCacgagaaaaaaatcatattggataaaatcaatattttagaaaatattcgTGACCAATGTTTAAGCGAAGAAACTAACGATGTACTGAAAGCTGTGCAAACTGAAAACGCATGTAAAAGATTAGCTGAAGATGTTAAGGGTTACGCTAAACCTGCTAACGAACCTCCATTTAAGGTTCCGGAAGTCAAATTTAACGTCACAGAGGACGAAATCGAAAAGGATGTCAATGCACTTTATGGGAGTCTTAGTTTGGATTCTGGGCTCAACCAAAACAAAGAAGCTTCCAACTTATCAAAGAAGAAACCCTCCAGCACCAACGTTAAAGTCGTTACAAGACCTGCATTTCCTGCCATTCCTGTGCGAAAAGGTCAAAAGGTTTCTGGAATAATCCAAACAAGTTCGAATGACGTCATCGTAGGATATTCAACTGCTAAGGTTATTCATTACTACGACAGAAATGGCAAAAAGCAAAAGACAAAAGAGTTGCCATTTTATGTCCAAAACATGACATCGACAAGTTCGGGGTTAATCCTTGCCTCTGAAAATAAGGGGTCTCGAATCCTGAAAATTGACGGAGACCGCACTGAGGTCTTTTTCGATGCGTCGCCTTATACAACGCATGGTATATTGTGTTCAAACCAAGATGGCACCGTGTCTGTCTGCTGTCAATCAGACAAAGAAGGACGTGTTTATCTCATAACAAGTGAaggaaaattgaaaacaataataGCCCAGTCATACGAAGGTCAGACGTTGTTTCTAAAACCCCACAGGATAGCCGAAAATCCTGGCAGTAGAGCTCTTTTCGTAACTGATCCAGGCTTGAAAACTTTAACTGCCATCGACAAACATCACAACTGTTTATTTAAATACCATGGCGGGCCCGAGAGCAGTAATTTCATACCTATCGACGTTGCGTTTTGTCATTTCAATAACACCATACTTGTTTCCAACTGGAAAGGCAACAGTGTTCATCACGTTGGCGAAAACGGTCACTTCCGGTCACTGGTCGTCTGCCAGAAAGACAACATCCTGTACCCAACCGTCATGCTGGTGGACTGCTTGAAACAACTTTGGGTTTCCCATAAGGAAAAAATAACGGTTTTAAAATGCAGTTTCAATTAA
- the LOC128190848 gene encoding LOW QUALITY PROTEIN: mucin-19-like (The sequence of the model RefSeq protein was modified relative to this genomic sequence to represent the inferred CDS: substituted 1 base at 1 genomic stop codon) produces MELRPTLSEKGSKVIKNDTRGISGSTLGIIESRLGIIGSTLGIIGSXLGISGSTLGISGSTLGISRSTLGIIGSKLGIIGSKLGIIGSTLGILGITLGIIGSTLGSLGLHWGSLGLHWVSLIVHWGSLGSSTLGISGCRLGIIGSTLGIIGSTLGISGSRLGISGSKLGIIGSGLGIIGSTLGIIRSTLGIIGSTLGIIGSTMGISGSRLGISGSRLGISGSTLGISGSTLGINGSALGIIGNTMVIIWSTLVISGSTLGIIGSTLGISGCRLVISGRTLGILGITLGIIGSTLGIIGITLGISGSGLGISRSTLGISRSTLGISGSRLGISGSTLGIIGSTLGIIGSTLGIIGSTLGIRGSRLEIIGSTLGISGSRLENSGSTLGIIGSTLGIIGSRLGNSGSILEISGSTLCISGSTVGIGVKRKNHTLSSLCCVLYLGERLESGGSLFKHNSQIQLNNL; encoded by the exons atggagctcagacccactctttCAGAAAAAGGcagtaaagttataaaaaacGACACt AGGGGAATCAGTGGGAGTACACTGGGGATCATTGAGAGTAGACTGGGGATCATTGGGAGTACACTGGGGATCATTGGGAGTTGACTGGGGATCAGTGGGAGTACACTGGGGATCAGTGGGAGTACACTTGGGATCAGTAGGAGTACACTTGGGATCATTGGGAGTAAACTGGGGATCATTGGGAGTAAACTGGGGATCATTGGGAGTACACTGGGGATCCTTGGAATTACACTGGGTATCATTGGTAGTACACTGGGATCATTGGGATTACACTGGGGATCATTGGGATTACACTGGGTATCATTGATAGTACACTGGGGATCATTGGGATCGAGTACACTGGGGATCAGTGGGTGTAGACTGGGGATCATTGGGAGTACCCTTGGGATCATTGGGAGCACACTTGGGATCAGTGGGAGTAGACTGGGGATCAGTGGCAGTAAACTAGGAATCATTGGGAGTGGACTGGGGATTATTGGGAGTACACTGGGGATCATTAGGAGTACACTTGGGATCATTGGGAGTACACTGGGGATCATTGGGAGTACAATGGGGATCAGTGGGAGTAGACTGGGGATCAGTGGGAGTAGACTGGGGATCAGTGGGAGTACACTGGGGATCAGTGGGAGTACACTTGGGATCAATGGGAGTGCACTGGGGATCATTGGGAATACAATGGTGATCATTTGGAGTACACTGGTGATCAGTGGGAGTACCCTGGGGATCATTGGGAGTACACTGGGGATCAGTGGGTGTAGACTGGTGATCAGTGGGCGTACCCTGGGGATCCTTGGAATTACACTGGGTATCATTGGTAGTACACTGGGGATCATTGGGATTACACTGGGGATCAGTGGGAGTGGACTGGGGATCAGTAGGAGTACACTGGGGATCAGTAGGAGTACACTGGGGATCAGTGGGAGTAGACTGGGGATCAGTGGGAGTACCCTGGGGATCATTGGGAGTACACTGGGGATCATTGGGAGTACCCTGGGGATCATTGGGAGTACACTGGGGATCAGAGGGAGTAGACTGGAGATCATCGGGAGTACACTGGGGATCAGTGGGAGTAGACTGGAGAACAGTGGGAGTACACTGGGGATCATTGGGAGTACACTTGGGATCATTGGGAGTAGACTGGGGAACAGTGGGAGTATACTGGAGATCAGTGGGAGTACACTTTGTATAAGTGGGAGTACAGTGGGGATCGGTGTGAAGAGAAAAAACCACACTCTATCCTCGCTGTGTTGTGTCTTATATTTGGGGGAGAGGTTGGAGAGTGGGGGATCCTTGTTTAAACATAATTCTCAAATTCAATTGAACAACCTATGA